In the genome of Triticum urartu cultivar G1812 chromosome 5, Tu2.1, whole genome shotgun sequence, one region contains:
- the LOC125509160 gene encoding probable histone acetyltransferase type B catalytic subunit, with product MALKQKGSDAAAADTSKRRRVGFAGIDAGTEANECMQVFIARNPDEVGSADSTPIEPFDLNHFFGEDGKIYGYTNLKINVWISAISFHAYAEISFQETSDGGKGITDIKPVLQNIFGENLVEKDEFLEAFSKECQCISDVVKNGNSIKHDASDEDDLSVQIVRVELQGAAAYLYSRLVSLVLLLVEGSTPIDITEHGWQMLLVVKKAELESSASKFQLLGFAAVHHFYHYPESTRLRISQILVLPPYQGEGHGRRLLEAINSIAESENMYDVTIEDPSDYLQYVRSSIDCLRLLTFEPIKPALGAMVLSLEQTNLSKRTRSSIMVPPADLAETVRQKLKINKKQFLRCWEILIYLHLDAENLKCIDNFRACIYDRTKGELLGGASGTNGKRLVQVPTSFDEDTSFAVFWTKEGGEEDNQTVQQQPEDLATQEQQLNELVDNQMEEIAEVAKNVASRGKDKLAA from the exons ATGGCTCTCAAGCAGAAGGGGagcgacgccgccgccgccgacaccaGCAAGCGCCGCCGCGTCGGCTTCGCCGGCATCG ATGCTGGAACTGAAGCGAATGAATGCATGCAAGTGTTTATTG CAAGAAACCCTGACGAGGTGGGCTCAGCAGACAGCACTCCCATTGAGCCATTTGACCTAAACCATTTCTTTGGTGAAGATGGCAAGATATATGGCTACACAAATCTCAAG ATCAATGTGTGGATAAGTGCTATATCATTTCATGCATATGCCGAGATTTCATTCCAGGAAACATCTGAT GGAGGGAAAGGGATCACAGATATAAAGCCTGTCCTTCAG AACATTTTCGGGGAAAACCTAGTAGAAAAAGATGAATTTCTGGAGGCATTCTCAAAGGAATGCCAGTGCATCAG TGATGTTGTGAAGAATGGTAATTCCATTAAACATGATGCATCAGATGAAGATGATCTGTCAGTTCAG ATTGTTCGAGTTGAACTCCAAGGTGCTGCTGCATACCTTTATTCACGTTTGGTATCACTTGTTTTGCTTCTGGTTGAAG GTTCCACACCTATAGATATCACGGAACATGGATGGCAAATGCTCCTTGTAGTGAAGAAGGCAGAGCTTGAGTCATCTGCTTCAAAATTTCAGTTGCTAGGCTTTGCAGCTGTCCACCATTTTTATCATTACCCTGAGAGCACTCGCTTGCGTATCAGTCAG ATACTGGTCTTACCACCTTATCAGGGTGAAGGGCACGGCCGTCGTCTTCTTGAGGCAATCAATTCTATTGCAGAATCCGAGAACATGTATGACGTAACTATCGAAGACCCTTCTGATTACCTGCAGTATGTACGTTCGTCCATTGACTGTCTCCGTCTCCTCACCTTTGAGCCAATCAAGCCTGCACTTGGTGCTATGGTCTTGTCTCTAGAACAGACCAACCTGTCTAAAAGAACTCGCAGTTCGATAATGGTTCCGCCGGCTGACCTGGCCGAGACCGTGCGGCAGAAGCTGAAGATCAACAAGAAGCAGTTCCTGCGGTGCTGGGAAATTCTGATCTATCTACACCTTGACGCCGAAAACCTCAAGTGCATCGACAACTTCAGGGCCTGCATCTACGACCGCACCAAAGGTGAGCTGCTCGGTGGCGCCTCTGGAACCAACGGGAAGCGGCTTGTCCAAGTGCCCACTAGTTTCGATGAGGACACGTCATTTGCTGTGTTCTGGACAAAGGAGGGCGGGGAAGAAGATAATCAGACAGTCCAGCAGCAGCCGGAAGATCTCGCCACTCAGGAGCAGCAGCTAAATGAATTGGTGGACAATCAAATGGAAGAGATTGCTGAGGTCGCCAAGAACGTTGCCTCACGCGGCAAGGATAAATTGGCTGCTTGA